The DNA window TTCCAGGCCGGCGGTGCCGTGCGCGCGCAGCGCCTCGGTGGCGTCGCGGATCTCCCGCTCGCCGGGCAGGAACACCAGCACATCACCCGGGCCTTCGCCTTGCAATTCCGCGACGGCGGCCACGATGCCCTCGACCAGCGTGCGGTCGGCCTGGTCGGGGTCCGGCGTCAGCAGCGGGCGGTAGCGCACCTCGACCGGATGACCGCGGCCGGACACCTCGATGATCGGCGCGCCGCCGAAGTGCGCGGCAAAGCGCTGCGGGTCGATGGTGGCCGAGGTGATGATCAGGCGCAGGTCCGGCCGCTGCGGCAACAGGCGATGCAGGTAGCCGAGCAGAAAATCGATGTTCAGGCTGCGCTCGTGCGCTTCGTCGATGATCAGCGTGTCGTAGGCCAGCAGCTGCGGATCGGACTGCGCGTGTGCCAGCAGCAGGCCGTCGGTCAGCACCTGGATGGCGGCGCCGTCCGCGACCGTGTCGTCGAAGCGCACGCTGTAGCCGACTGCCCGCGGCGCGCCAAGCTCGACCGCCAGACGCGCCGCCACGGCGCGGGCGGCGATGCGCCGCGGCTGGGTGTGGCCGATGCGGCCATGCACGCCGCGGCCCAGGTGCAGGCACAGCTTGGCCAGCTGCGTGGTCTTGCCCGAGCCGGTCTCGCCGCAGACCACGATCACCTGATGCGCCTGCAGGGCGGCGGTGATTTCCGGCAGATGCGCGGTGATCGGCAATTCCGGCGGAAAGGTGACGCTTGCCGGCCGCGCGGCCCGCCGCGCGCCAACCACCGCCGCGGAGCGGGCGAGCTGGGCGGCGACTTCGGCCTGCAGCCGATCGGCGGGCTGGCCGCTGACGAGCCGCCGCTGCAGCGCGGCGAGGCGTTTCGCAAGCGCGGGGCGGTCGGCCAGCAAGGCATCGTCGACCTGCGCTGCCAGCGCCTGCACGCCGGATGACAGCAAGGCCGAATCGGCGTCAGGCGGGAGTTCTGGGCGGTTCACGGGCGCGGTGACAGGTTGCCGGGGCAGCGTACCATAGCGCCCCCAAGCCCCCGATGAAGCCGCATCTGTGCTCCCGAACACGCCGCATTTGCTCGTTCGCCACCTGCTGCTGGCGGCCCTTTGCCTGGGTTCTACCGGCGCTGCCGCGGCCGGTCTGGAGGCCACGGCGACGCCGGCCGCGGACGGAGCGCCCGCCATTTCGATCGAGGCCCAGACCGCCGCCGCCAAGGCCGGCGACGCCACGGCGCAGTACGCGCTTGGGCTGATGTACGCGCACGGCGACGGCGTGGCACGCGACGATGCGGCGGCGGCGAAGTGGTTTGCTGCCGCCGCCGCGCAGGGCCATGCCCAGGCCGCCTACAACCTGGGCGTGCTGACGGTGAGCGGCCGCGGCGTGGCGCGCGATTACGGTGCCGCCCGCAAGCAGTTCGAGCAGGCGGCGGCCAGCGTGCCGTCAGCGGCCTACAACCTAGGCGTGCTGTACGACCAGGGCCTGGGCGTTTCGCCCGACGCGGCGCAGGCGCTGGCCTGGTACCGCAAGGCCGCCGATGCCGGTCACGCCGGCGCGCAGTACACACTCGGTCAGATGTACTACGAGGGCATCGGTGTCGAGGCCAACGACGCGACGGCCCTGCGCTGGTTCAGCGCCGCGGCGGCGCAAGGGCACCGGGAGGCGCAGTACAACCTGGGCGTGATGGCCTATGTCGGGGCCGGCATGGCGGCCGATCCGAAGGCCGCCGCCGACTGGTACCGCAAGGCGGCCGAACAGGGCGACCCGCTGGCCGCCTTCAACCTGGGGCGCATGTACCACCTGGGCGAGGGCGTCATGCGGGACGATGTCCAGTCCGTCCACTGGTATCGCCGGGCAGCCGCCAAGGGTGATGCCTTTGCCCTGAACAACCTCGGCTTCATGGTCTACAACGGCCTGGGCGTGCCGGCCGACCCGGTGCGCGCCTATGCGCTGTTCACGCTGGCGGCGGCGCGCGACAACGCCAATGCGAAGAAAGCGCTCGATCTGCTGCGCCCGCAGCTGGGCAACGAGGAAGTGGCCCGTGGCGAGGGCCTGGTGCGGGAATGGAACGCCGCGCTGAAGGCCGGACTGGCACCGGCCTTTTGATGCCCGCGCAACGGTCGGCGGGGCCGGTGCCGGGTTAAAGATAGACCCGATGACCTGTCCGGCATTGCCTCAGGCGGCTTTCTTGCTGGCGTGTACGCAGCGGTCCCGCCCCTGGGCCTTGGCGTCATACAGGGCCGCATCGGTGCGTTCGAAGACCGTTTCCAGTGTGTCGTCGCTGTTGAAGGTGGCTACGCCGCAGGAGATGGTGACCGGCACCCGCTCGCCACGACTGCGAAACGGCGCGGACTTGATGGTGCGGCGCAGTTTCTCGGCGATCTTCATGGCGGCATCCTCGGCGGCGCCGTTGAGGATCACCACGAATTCCTCGCCGCCGTAACGGGCCACGAAATCCGACGAGCGCAGCTGTTCCTGCAGCAGGCGCACCACTTCCTTGAGCACCTTGTCGCCGGCGGTGTGCCCGAAGGTGTCGTTGATACGTTTGAAGTGGTCGATGTCGCAGACGATCATCGACAGGTTGCCGCCATCGCTGCGCCAGCGGGCGACTTCCAGTGCCGCCCTGCGGTCGTAGGCGAGCCGGTTGTAGGCGCCGGTCAACGGATCGCGCAGGGCCTCTTCGGTGGTGACATCCAGTCGGCTGCGCAGCGTGATGGTTTCCGCACTCAATTGCGCGACCTGCTGGCTGAGCTGGCCGAGGTGATCCTCCAGTCGGCGCTGGTGGCTGTCGCCGGCCTGGTCCTGCTGACGCAGATGATCCTGCAGGTGGTCCAGGCGCTCGCGGATGAACGACTTGAGCTGGTCCAGGTCGTCGGTTTCCGACGACACGGCACGCAGCTGCAGGAATTGCGCGTCGGTGATCTGTCGCGTCTGCTGGGCCTGTGCGCCGGCCTGGCGGTTCAGGCTATTAGCTTCGTTCAGGGCCGTCTCGAGTTGCACCAGGCGGCCGACGGTGGCCTTGAGGAATTCCTGCAGCTCGGCCTGGCGCCGTTGCGCATGGGCCTTGGACTCCACCAGCAGGTGGATCAGTTGGGCGGCAAGTTTCTGGCGACCGGTCTCATCGGTCGGCCTGCCCAGCGCGCGTTCGATATCCTGCGCCAGCGGCTCCAGGGGCACCGGCACCAGCACATGCTGCAAAACGCTCCGGATCAGTTGGCCCTCGCGGGTGTTCAGCGGGGATTCATTGTGGTTTCCCGGGACCGGACCCGGCTTCACTGACTGTGACAATTTCGAAAATGCCTCTTGCAGGAGGGTGCCGGTGTGATCGGTGGTGGCCGCGTCGCGCAGATCTGCCAGCGCTGCGACAAGGCCGGGATTGCAGGCCGCAGCCAACTCGCACAGCTGCGGCACGATTTGTCGCAGAAGCGGTTCCAGGGTGCCGCCGACGGAGTTTTTCATAGGCGATGACCGATGCTGTCAGCAGCGTCGTTCTGCTGCCGGATTGTGTATCGCCAGACAGGGCAGGAACTTGAGTGCGGTCAGGTGGATGCCCCTGCAATTCGCTTGCCGGGCTTGTCCCTTGGGTCAAGGTGCCGGTTCGGACTTGCCCTAGTATGGCGGCCAGTTTCCGTTGCCGAGGTACGCCATGATTCTGATCTTGCAAGAGCACGTCCATGCCGGCACGCCGGCATTCGTCGCCATCATGGAGTATCTGGCCCGGAGGCCCGGCGTGAGCGTGCGCGTGCAGGAGATAAAGGGCGCGCAGCAGACCCTGACCGAGCTTTACCTGATCGGCGATACCGCCACCCTGGACCGGGAGGAAATAGCCGATTTGCCCGGTGTGGAGCAGGTGGTGCGCGTGTCGCGCGAGTACCGCATTCTGGGGCGCCATCAGGACGACTTCCGGCCGAGCGGTTTCGAGTACAACGGCGTCGCCTTCAGCCAGGACAGCTTCGAGCTGTTTCCGGGCCTGTGCGCCGTGGACAACCGCGAGCATGTGGATCGCACCTTCGCCGCGCTGGCCGCGCAGGGCCTGCGCTGCGCGCGCATGGGGGCCTACAAGCCGCGCACCAGTCCATATGCCTTCCAGGGCCACGGCGCGGCCTGTCTGCCGTTCGTGTTCGAGTCGGCCGGCCGCCACGGCGTGCGGGTGATCGCCATGGAAATCACCCACGAGAAGCACATTCAGGAAATCAACGACGCACTGTCGGCGGTCGGCCAGCCGACCGGCGTCATGCTGCAGGTCGGCACGCGCAACACGCAGAACTTCGAGCTGCTCAAGGCCATCGGCCGCCAGCAGGAATTCCCGGTGTTGCTCAAGCGCGGTTTCGGCATCTCGCTGGAAGAATCGCTGAACGCCGCCGAGTACCTGGCCAGCGAAGGCAACCAGCGGGTCGTGTTCTGCCTGCGCGGGGTCAAGTCCAGCCTGGGTGACCCTCATCGCAATCTGGTCGACTTTGCGCACGTGCCTGTGGTCAAGCGCCTCACGCGCATGCCGGTGGGCGTCGACCCCTCGCATTCGGTAGGCCGGCGCGACCGGGGTCCGGACGGTATCGAGGACATCCACCACGCCGCCGCGCAGGGCGTGATTGCCGGCGCCAACCTGGTGCTGGTGGATTTCCACCCGGCGCCCGCCAAGGCGCTGGTGGATGGCCCGCAGGCGCTGACGCTGGAGGAACTGCCGCTGTTCGTCGAGGACATGCAGATCGCCCGCGAGGCTTACCTGAAACGCCGCGCGGCCCATGAACGCGCCCGGCTGCCGGCGCAGGAAACGGCGCTCGCCGACACGGAATCCTGAGGGCGGCGCCCCTGGCGGGCGCCAATGCCCTGTTGGCTCGTCGATAATCCCGGCCGCAGTGGCGGGTGACGCCACAAACGGCGTTCTGGGGACACGGCATGACGGCAGGCGAACTGGGGCTGGCGGCGCTGCGCGGGACGGCAGCTTTGCTCACGCAGGTGCGCGAGCGTCTCGTGCAGCTCACCGCCGGCGGGCGCGACATCGACGGCCATCAGGTCGCGGTGCGCCGTTATGCCAACCTTGAAGCGCGACACAAGGCCGCCCAGGCGCTGGCCGAGTGGGCCGACGAGGATCCATCGGCGCGTGAGATGGCGGATCTGTTCGCCGCCGATTTCGCACTCGAAGCGCTGCACCTGATCGAGCGGCACGGCGCCGATTTCGGGCTGCCGGCGGGCGATATCGACGCCACCTTGCCGGCCGGCGCGCGGGCGGCGTTGGCATCCGCGCTGTCCGAAAGCCGGTTTCGCGCCCTGGCCGAGCGCTCTGCCGGCCACGGCTTCGTCAACCACGGCGCCATCCACGGCGAGGACGCCGACCTCATCCTGGCGCTGCGCGATGGCGCCCGCCGCTTTGCCGTCGAGCGCGTGGCGCCGCTCGCCCAGCGCATTCATCTGGACGACCTGCTGGTGCCGGAGGAACTGATCGCCGGCATGGCCGAGCTGGGCTTCTTTGGCATGTCGATCCCGGCCGAATACGGCGGCACCGGCATGAGCAACCTGGCCATGGTGGTGGCCACCGAGGAGCTGTCGGTGGCCTCGCTGCCGGCCGCCGGCAGCCTGATCACGCGCCCGGAGGTGCTGGCCAAGGCGTTGCTGGCCGGTGGCACCGAAGCCCAGAAACAGCGCTGGCTGGGGCCGGTGGCGCGCGGCGAGCTGATGGTCGGCGTGGCGGTGACCGAGCCCGACACCGGATCCGACGTGGGCGCGCTGCGCTGCCGGGCGACACCGGCGGTGCAGGACGGCGTGGCCGGCTGGTCGATCGATGGCGCCAAGGCCTGGAGCACCTTTGCTGGCCGCGCCGACGTGCTGGCGCTGCTGGCGCGCAGCGATCCCGATCCGGCCGCCGGCCACCGCGGGCTGTCGCTGTTCATCGTCGAGAAGGAGCGCTGCCTCGGGCACGATTTCGATCTTCGCCAGCCGGGCGGCGGGCGGCTCAGCGGCAAGGCCGACCGCACGCCAGGGTATCGGGGCATGCACTCGTTCACACTGCAGTTCGAGCGCTGGTTCGTGCCCGGCGACCGGTTGGTGGGGGAGGCCGGTCGCGGCTTTTATTACCAGATGGCCGGTTTCGCGGCCGGGCGCTTGCAGACTGCCGGTCGGGCCACCGGCCTTGCCCAGGCCAGTCTGCTGGCGGCCGGGCAGTACGCGCAGCAGCGGCGGCAATTCGGCCGGCCGATCGGGCAGTTTCAGAGCACCGCCTATGAGCTCGGCTGGATGGCGCTGCGCACCGAGGCGGCGCGCCAGCTCAGCCACGCGGCGGCCCGCGCCATGGACGCCGGGCAAGCCGACGCCGGCCTGCTCGCCGCCATGGCCAAGCTGTTCGCCTGTCGGGTGGCGGTGGAGGTCTCGCAGCGCGCGCAGCTGCTGCACGGCGGCTGGGGCTACGCCGAGGAATTCCCGATCGCCCGCTTGGTGGCCGATGCGCTGGTGCTGCCGATCTTCGAGGGCGTGGAGCCGATCCTGGAGCTCAAGGTGATCGGCCGCCAGTTGCTCGGGGATCACGCGTGAGTCCGGGAGCCCTGGCCGGGCTGCGCGTGCTGGACCTGTCGCAGGTGCTGGCTGGACCGTTCTGTACGCAGATGCTGGCCGACCACGGCGCGGAAGTCATCAAGATCGAGCCGCCGGAGGGCGATCCGGCGCGCCGCTTTGCGCCGTTTCGGGCCGATGATACGGAGCGCGCCTTCGGCGGCTATTTCCAGAGCATCAACCGCGGCAAGAAAAGCGTGGTACTGGACCTCAAAACCGATGCCGGACGCGCTGCCTTTCTGAAGCTGGTGGCCAGCGCCGACGTGTTGGTCGAGAACTACCGCGCCGGCGTCATGGAGCGCCTGGGGCTGGGCTTCGAGGCGCTGGCGAAGATCAACCCGCGCCTGGTCTATGGCGCGATTCGCGGTTTCGGCGATCCCCGCAGCGGCGAGAGTCCGTACAACGACTGGCCGGCCTTCGACGTGGTGGCGCAGGCCATGGGCGGCATCATGGGTATCACCGGTCCCACCGCCGACCAGCCGCTGAAGATCGGCCCCGGCGTGGGCGACACGGTGCCGGCGCTGATGCTGGCCTTCGGCATCCTGGCCGCCGTGCGCCATGCCGAGCGCAGCGGGCAGGGGCAGTTCCTGGACATTTCCATGATCGATGGCGTGCTGGCCCTGTGCGAGCGGCTGGTGCACCAGTACAGCTACGCCGGCGAGGTGGCCGGCCCGGAGGGCAACGGCCACCCGCTGCTGTGCCCGTTCGGCCTGTTTCGCGCTGCCGACGGCTGGGTGGCGATCGGCTGTCCGACCGACAAGTTCTGGGTCGAACTGGCCGCTGCCATTGGCCGCCCGGAACTGGCGGTCGACTCCGGCTGGGCCACCAATGCGGCGCGTCTGGCCCGCCGCGGCGAGGTCACGACCTTGATCGAGGGCTTCACCGGCCAGCGAAGCAAGGCGCAGCTGAAGGCGCTGTTCGGCGGGCGGGTGCCGTTCGGGCCGGTGCAGAACGCGGCCGAAATCTTTGCCGACCCGCACTTCGCCGCCCGCGACATGCTGGTGCAGGTCGAACAGCCGGGCAGCGCCACGCCGGTCACCATCGCCGGCGTGCCGGTGCATCTGTCGGCCACGCCGGGCGCAGTGCGCGGCCGGGCGCCGAAGCTTGGCGAGCACACGGCGGAGGTTTTGGCCGGCTTGGGCGCGGATCGTCATTCCTGAAGATTTATCTTGCGATTATTTATTCCTGAGAATATATTGTCGCTCGATCTCCATTGGAGAATGCCCCATGCCCCAGGCTCTCGCCGCCGCAGCGTCCAACACCGGCCGGGTACTGACCCAGGCCCTTGTCGAAACGGCCGACCGGCTCAGCGTCGGCCCGAGCGAGCTGAAGGCCATCATCGGCGTCAGCCAGCCGACCGCCTCGCGCCTGTTGCACGGCGCCTACCAGCTGACGCCCGGCAGCAAGCCCTTCGAGCTGGCGGCCCATCTGGTGCGCCTGTACCGCTCGCTGTCGGCCATGGTCGGCGGCGACGACGCGCTGGCCGGCCGCTGGCTGCGCAGCGCCAATCTGGCCTTTGAAAATGCCCGGCCAATCGACGTCATCAAGCGCGTGGATGGCCTGCTGCATGCCTGCGAATACCTGGACGCCCACCGCGCTCGCGTCTGAGGCCGGGCGCTGGGCCGGCAGCGGCTGGCGGGCGGTGGAGGCGCAGCATCAGGTGGCCACGCTGCGCCTGGCGCGCGGCAATCTGGAAGACCAGCGCCTGCTGGAGGACATCCTCGACGCCGCCAAGCCGCCGACGGCGGGCGCGACCGGCGACCTGCACTGGCTGCTGGCGACGCCGTTTCGTTACCGCCCGCCGGTTGGCGGTTCGCGTTTCCGCGGGCGCACCGATCCTGGCGTGTTCTACGGTGCGCAGGACCGGCCGACGGCCTGCGCCGAAGCGGGTTACTGGCGACTGCGGTTTTTTCTGGACAGCGTGGGTCTGGCCGATGTGACTGCTACGGTGTCGCTCACGCTGTTCGAATTTCATGCAGCGTCCGACCGGGCACTGGACCTGACCACGGCCGCATTCGCTGACGCGCGGGCGGCGCTGACCCATCCGGCCGACTACACCGCCAGTCAGGCGCTGGCCGCGCAGGCGCGCGAGGCGGGCATCGACCTGATCCGCTACGCCTCGGCGCGGCTGGCCGGTGGCGTGTGCCTGGCCCTGCTCACGCCGGCGCCGTTTCGTCAGGTGGCGCAGCCGTACCGCAATGCGCACCAGACCTGGCAGCTGACCCTGCTGCCACCAGCGCGCGTGGTGTGGGAGCGCGAACTGCACGCCGAGCGCTGGGAGTTTCTCTATGGAAACGCCGAATGAATGCGGTCTGGATTTCTCGGCGCCTGCCATCGGGAAAAACCCGGGTCGGGGTGTTGTGGCGCGATGATCGCCCGGCGCAGCCGGGCTACAGTGGTTTGCAGCCGTTGCTTCTGGCTGCGTGTCCCTATGCCGATGCCGGCTGAGACAATGCCCCGGCCCACCACCTGCCCCCGGAAATAGCCATGTTGCTAGGTACCCCGCTTGCCGCCAATGCCACCCGCGTCATGCTGTTGGGCGCCGGCGAGCTCGGCAAGGAAGTCATCATCGCCCTGCAGCGCCTGGGCGTGGAGACCATCGCGGTGGACCGCTATCCGAACGCGCCCGGCCAGCAGGTGGCGCACCGCGCGCATGTGATCGACATGACCGACGGCGCCGCGCTGCGGGCGCTGGTGGAGCGCGAGCGGCCGGCCCTCATCGTGCCGGAGATCGAGGCCATAGCCACCGACACGCTGGTGCAGATCGAAGCCGACGGCCTGGCCGAGGTCATTCCCACCGCCCGCGCCGCGCAGCTGACCATGAACCGCGAAGGCATCCGCCGCCTGGCCGCCGAGGAACTGGGCCTGCCGACCTCGCGCTACGCCTTCGTCGACAGCCTGGAGCAACTGCGCGTCGCGGCGGCCGACATCGGGTTCCCCTGTTTCGTGAAGCCGGTCATGTCCTCGTCCGGCAAGGGCCAGTCGCGGGTACAGGAGGCCGCGGAACTGGAACGGGCCTGGCAGCACGCGCTGGACGCCGGCCGGGTGCGTCAGGCGCGCCTGATCGTCGAGGAGCAGATTGCGTTCGACTACGAAATCACGTTGCTGACGGTGCGCAGCCTGGGCGTGTACGGCGACACCGAAACCCGCTTTTGCGAGCCCATCGGCCACCGTCAGGTGCATGGCGATTACGTGGAAAGCTGGCAGCCGCAGCTCATGAGCGACACCGCCCTGGCCCGGGCGCAGGACATCGCCGGGCGCATCACGCAGGCGCTCGGCGGGCGCGGCATTTTTGGCGTGGAGCTGTTCGTGCGCGGCGACGAGGTCTGGTTCAGCGAGGTCAGCCCGCGCCCGCACGACACCGGCCTGGTCACCCTGGCCAGCCAGCGCTTGTCGGAGTTCGAACTGCACGCGCGCGCAATTCTGGGGCTGCCGGTGGACGTGGAGATGAGCACCCCGGCGGCCAGCGCCGTCATCTACGGCCAGCTGGAGGCGGTCGGTATTGGCTATGTCGGTGTCGACGAGGCGCTGCGCATCCCCGGCACCGACATCCGCCTGTTCGGCAAGCCCGAGTCGCACGCCCGTCGCCGCATGGGCGTGGCCCTGGCGCGCGCCGGGGACGTGGAGCTTGCCCGTCGGCGGGCACGCGATGCAGCGGCGCGGGTGCGGCCGGTGACGGCAGGGTGAGTCGCCGCAGCCCAGGGATGCGCTGCCAAGATTGCGATTTTGACAGCCATTGGAGAACTGTAGCCCGGCTGTGCCGGGCGATCATCGCGCAGCGAAGCTGCGCTCCCACAAGGCTTTTGAAGTGAATGGCGGGCGCTGGAAAACCCAGGATGGATTTATTCCGCGCTCTCGTAGGGGGTAAGCGCCTGCGGCGGGCGGGCGAACCCCGCCCCTTGCTTGCCCAGGGACGCCGCCGTTGACGGTCTGCTGCCCCGGCCGTCGACCGGGCGGGGCAGCGGTTTCGTTCAGCCGTGCGGGGCGCCGATCGGAATCACCGGCACCAGCAGGTGCGAGGCGTGGTCCCGGTCGCGGTACAGCTTGTAGTAGGTCAGCGTCATGCTGGGCAGCGGGCCCATCACGTTCATGCGGTGGTGCCAGGGGATGTCGATCGGGTCGCAGGTGCTGATTTCCAGCTCCAGCCGCTCGCCGGGCCGGAACACGTAGGAGATCGACGGGAAGCCGATCGAGTACTCGTTGACCTCGCCCGGCACCACCGGCGTTGGGTCCACATGCGTCTGCACCGGGTTCCAGGGCGTGGATTTTTCGGCATCCAGCGCCCGGTGCGAGGCCTTGAGCACGCCGCGGCACAGCGGGAAGCGCTCGCCGCCGGGCCCGACCGTCCACAGCTTGGCGATGAAGGTCGCATCCGGCTGATCCAGCGCCGCGTGCAGGTTCAGCACCACAGGTCCCGTGACTTCCATCGGCGCGCTCATCGGCGGCGTCGAATAGCGCACGGAATTGCGCTCGGTCGAGATGATCGGCGGGCGGTGCACCAGCGGGTCGGGATCGGCGTCGGTGGGTTCCGGCAGCGCATGCAGCCCCCCGAACGGGCGCAGATAGAGCTTGGTCCACTGCGTGCGCGCCAGCGGCCATTCATTTTCGAAACGGTACTGATTGACGCCCATCACGAACAGGCGGATCGGCGGCTCGTCCATGATTCCGGTGTCCACGCCCTTCATCCAGTGGTCGTACCAGCGCAGCGCCTCGTACTTGAGTTCCGGCGGGCCGGGCAGGGCGGTGTGGATGTGGTGGCCGAAGATGGCGGCTTTCTTGGGCACGTTCAGGGTCGGGTCGTTCATGTCGTCCCACACGGCCTGCATGAACGGCTTGAAGAACGGAATCCAGCAGCTGGCCGTGTACACCGGCACCGTAATCTTGCCGACCTTGTCGCGCGAGCGGCGGCGGGCCCAGAAGTCGGTGTTGGTCGGGTGCAGCAGCTGGTCGAAAAAGGCCGTCTTGCGCCGTGCCAGCAGGCGCACGTAGTTGGTGTTGAGGGCGATGTCCTTGGTAGCCGCTATGGCGTTCACGCGCGCTTCGAGTTCTTCCGGCGAGTACAGCCTTTCGGACTCGGACGCCGTGGTGTGGGCCGGAATCTCGCGTTCGAGTTCCCACCAGAACGGCTGGATCACGCCGCCCTCGTAGGCCACGCCGTAAAGATCGTTGGCGGCTTCGTAGGGAAAGATCGCGGCCAGGTGCGGCGGCTGTTGGGCGGCCACGAAGCGCTGGATCATGCCGAACCAGGAAATCCCCATCATGCCGACCTTGCCGCTGCACCACGGCTGGGCGGCGATCCACTCCACGATGTCGTGGCCGTCCTCCTGTTCCTGCACGCTGAACGGGCCGTGCCAGGCGCCCTCGGACTTGCCGAGGCCGCGCTCGTCCGGGATCACGTACACGTAACCGCGCTTGACGAAAAACTCGATGTCGCCGGCCTCGACGTTGTGGTCGAACACCCAGGAATTGATCGGCTG is part of the Immundisolibacter sp. genome and encodes:
- a CDS encoding tetratricopeptide repeat protein encodes the protein MLVRHLLLAALCLGSTGAAAAGLEATATPAADGAPAISIEAQTAAAKAGDATAQYALGLMYAHGDGVARDDAAAAKWFAAAAAQGHAQAAYNLGVLTVSGRGVARDYGAARKQFEQAAASVPSAAYNLGVLYDQGLGVSPDAAQALAWYRKAADAGHAGAQYTLGQMYYEGIGVEANDATALRWFSAAAAQGHREAQYNLGVMAYVGAGMAADPKAAADWYRKAAEQGDPLAAFNLGRMYHLGEGVMRDDVQSVHWYRRAAAKGDAFALNNLGFMVYNGLGVPADPVRAYALFTLAAARDNANAKKALDLLRPQLGNEEVARGEGLVREWNAALKAGLAPAF
- a CDS encoding GGDEF domain-containing protein codes for the protein MPVPLEPLAQDIERALGRPTDETGRQKLAAQLIHLLVESKAHAQRRQAELQEFLKATVGRLVQLETALNEANSLNRQAGAQAQQTRQITDAQFLQLRAVSSETDDLDQLKSFIRERLDHLQDHLRQQDQAGDSHQRRLEDHLGQLSQQVAQLSAETITLRSRLDVTTEEALRDPLTGAYNRLAYDRRAALEVARWRSDGGNLSMIVCDIDHFKRINDTFGHTAGDKVLKEVVRLLQEQLRSSDFVARYGGEEFVVILNGAAEDAAMKIAEKLRRTIKSAPFRSRGERVPVTISCGVATFNSDDTLETVFERTDAALYDAKAQGRDRCVHASKKAA
- a CDS encoding acyl-CoA dehydrogenase family protein; its protein translation is MTAGELGLAALRGTAALLTQVRERLVQLTAGGRDIDGHQVAVRRYANLEARHKAAQALAEWADEDPSAREMADLFAADFALEALHLIERHGADFGLPAGDIDATLPAGARAALASALSESRFRALAERSAGHGFVNHGAIHGEDADLILALRDGARRFAVERVAPLAQRIHLDDLLVPEELIAGMAELGFFGMSIPAEYGGTGMSNLAMVVATEELSVASLPAAGSLITRPEVLAKALLAGGTEAQKQRWLGPVARGELMVGVAVTEPDTGSDVGALRCRATPAVQDGVAGWSIDGAKAWSTFAGRADVLALLARSDPDPAAGHRGLSLFIVEKERCLGHDFDLRQPGGGRLSGKADRTPGYRGMHSFTLQFERWFVPGDRLVGEAGRGFYYQMAGFAAGRLQTAGRATGLAQASLLAAGQYAQQRRQFGRPIGQFQSTAYELGWMALRTEAARQLSHAAARAMDAGQADAGLLAAMAKLFACRVAVEVSQRAQLLHGGWGYAEEFPIARLVADALVLPIFEGVEPILELKVIGRQLLGDHA
- a CDS encoding CoA transferase, which encodes MSPGALAGLRVLDLSQVLAGPFCTQMLADHGAEVIKIEPPEGDPARRFAPFRADDTERAFGGYFQSINRGKKSVVLDLKTDAGRAAFLKLVASADVLVENYRAGVMERLGLGFEALAKINPRLVYGAIRGFGDPRSGESPYNDWPAFDVVAQAMGGIMGITGPTADQPLKIGPGVGDTVPALMLAFGILAAVRHAERSGQGQFLDISMIDGVLALCERLVHQYSYAGEVAGPEGNGHPLLCPFGLFRAADGWVAIGCPTDKFWVELAAAIGRPELAVDSGWATNAARLARRGEVTTLIEGFTGQRSKAQLKALFGGRVPFGPVQNAAEIFADPHFAARDMLVQVEQPGSATPVTIAGVPVHLSATPGAVRGRAPKLGEHTAEVLAGLGADRHS
- a CDS encoding antitoxin Xre/MbcA/ParS toxin-binding domain-containing protein produces the protein MPQALAAAASNTGRVLTQALVETADRLSVGPSELKAIIGVSQPTASRLLHGAYQLTPGSKPFELAAHLVRLYRSLSAMVGGDDALAGRWLRSANLAFENARPIDVIKRVDGLLHACEYLDAHRARV
- a CDS encoding RES family NAD+ phosphorylase, with the translated sequence MPANTWTPTALASEAGRWAGSGWRAVEAQHQVATLRLARGNLEDQRLLEDILDAAKPPTAGATGDLHWLLATPFRYRPPVGGSRFRGRTDPGVFYGAQDRPTACAEAGYWRLRFFLDSVGLADVTATVSLTLFEFHAASDRALDLTTAAFADARAALTHPADYTASQALAAQAREAGIDLIRYASARLAGGVCLALLTPAPFRQVAQPYRNAHQTWQLTLLPPARVVWERELHAERWEFLYGNAE
- the purT gene encoding formate-dependent phosphoribosylglycinamide formyltransferase, which codes for MLLGTPLAANATRVMLLGAGELGKEVIIALQRLGVETIAVDRYPNAPGQQVAHRAHVIDMTDGAALRALVERERPALIVPEIEAIATDTLVQIEADGLAEVIPTARAAQLTMNREGIRRLAAEELGLPTSRYAFVDSLEQLRVAAADIGFPCFVKPVMSSSGKGQSRVQEAAELERAWQHALDAGRVRQARLIVEEQIAFDYEITLLTVRSLGVYGDTETRFCEPIGHRQVHGDYVESWQPQLMSDTALARAQDIAGRITQALGGRGIFGVELFVRGDEVWFSEVSPRPHDTGLVTLASQRLSEFELHARAILGLPVDVEMSTPAASAVIYGQLEAVGIGYVGVDEALRIPGTDIRLFGKPESHARRRMGVALARAGDVELARRRARDAAARVRPVTAG
- a CDS encoding CocE/NonD family hydrolase, with the translated sequence MTDAELERALAAVDLPRPAYWQAQYLKNVDQLSKPQYRMLIERDVPLQMRDGVTLRADVFRPDAPGKFPGLLALSAYGKDCQSAPIPAQPINSWVFDHNVEAGDIEFFVKRGYVYVIPDERGLGKSEGAWHGPFSVQEQEDGHDIVEWIAAQPWCSGKVGMMGISWFGMIQRFVAAQQPPHLAAIFPYEAANDLYGVAYEGGVIQPFWWELEREIPAHTTASESERLYSPEELEARVNAIAATKDIALNTNYVRLLARRKTAFFDQLLHPTNTDFWARRRSRDKVGKITVPVYTASCWIPFFKPFMQAVWDDMNDPTLNVPKKAAIFGHHIHTALPGPPELKYEALRWYDHWMKGVDTGIMDEPPIRLFVMGVNQYRFENEWPLARTQWTKLYLRPFGGLHALPEPTDADPDPLVHRPPIISTERNSVRYSTPPMSAPMEVTGPVVLNLHAALDQPDATFIAKLWTVGPGGERFPLCRGVLKASHRALDAEKSTPWNPVQTHVDPTPVVPGEVNEYSIGFPSISYVFRPGERLELEISTCDPIDIPWHHRMNVMGPLPSMTLTYYKLYRDRDHASHLLVPVIPIGAPHG